In Deltaproteobacteria bacterium, the genomic window CATTGCGGATTTCCTGAGATCCGTAGAGAAGGTGCTGGTGGTGGAAGAGCTCGAGCCCGTGCTGGAGAATGACCTCAAGGTCATCGCCCAGGAAAACGGGATCACCGTCCCTATCGAGGGGAAGGGCGTGGGTAGGCTCTCCAGGCTTTACGAGTACGACCCCCGAATGGTGAGAGAAGCGGTGGCGGCCTATTTCGGTATCGACTATACATCCACCCCCCCGGTGGATGTCTCCGACCTTCCGGAGCTTCCCGCCAGGCCGCCCAACCTCTGCCCCGGGTGTCCCCACCGGGCGACCTATTACGCCGTGAAACAGGTTTACGGGAATGTGGATTCCATCCGCCCCACAGACATTGGATGCTATACCCTGGGGCTGTTGCCGCCCATCTCCATGGCCGACTTCGTGATCTGCATGGGATCCTCGGTGAGTTCGGGTTGCGGATTTGCAACGGCTACCGACCAGAAGGTCGTTTCCTTTATCGGGGATTCGACCTTCTTCCACTCGGGGATCACGGGCCTGATCAATGCGGTCCATAACAACCACAAGTTCACCCTTGTCATCCTGGACAACGGCACCACGGCCATGACAGGACACCAGCCCCATCCAGGAATGGACGCCTCGCCCATGGGTTTCGACTGGCCCCAGATTTCCGTGGAAGACGTGGTGCGGGGATGCGGGGTGAAGGATGTCCATGTGGTCAAACCCTTCAACCTGAAGAAGACCATCGAGGCGGTCAGGGCAGCCTATGAATATGACGGGATTTCGGTGATCATTTCCAAGGAGATCTGCCCCCTGTTCGCGAAGTCCATCGGTAAGGCCAGGAAGGGCAGGCCCTTCACCGTGGACCAGGAGAAATGCAAGAATCACCGCGATTGCCTGAACCTGCTGGCTTGCCCCGCCATGTTCCTGGACGGGGAACAGGTGCAAATCGACAAGAATCTGTGTATCGGGTGCTCGGTGTGTGCACAGGTCTGTCCTGAAAACGCCATCAAGCCATTGAAATAGTGTTCGTCCATAAATGAGAAAATTTGTGCAAGGTCAAGGAAGGCGAAAATTTTAACCGCAGGAATACATTGAAGTATTTTGAGGATTAAAATTTAAGCCTGACGCAGAGATTGCGAAAATTAGCCATTTATGGA contains:
- the iorA gene encoding indolepyruvate ferredoxin oxidoreductase subunit alpha; its protein translation is MHKLLTDSPGTKMLLLGNEAIARGAMEAGVAFATCYPGTPSSEIPEQFFNISKETDLYFEYSTNEKVAMEVAAGAAVSGLRTIVTMKHVGLNVAADPLMTLAYTGVNAGMVIINADDPSLFSSQNEQDNRFYARLSGLPMLEPTNVQEMKDVTVHAFELSEALKLPVIIRTTTRLAHIRGPVVLDEMKPRKRAGYFEKNPFHFVTVPAVSRKLHGLLLERDEKAKEMAKDFPYNEVIGDGKWGVVANGVSVNYVKDAVSDLGIADRVRILKLGMTWPLNKTYIADFLRSVEKVLVVEELEPVLENDLKVIAQENGITVPIEGKGVGRLSRLYEYDPRMVREAVAAYFGIDYTSTPPVDVSDLPELPARPPNLCPGCPHRATYYAVKQVYGNVDSIRPTDIGCYTLGLLPPISMADFVICMGSSVSSGCGFATATDQKVVSFIGDSTFFHSGITGLINAVHNNHKFTLVILDNGTTAMTGHQPHPGMDASPMGFDWPQISVEDVVRGCGVKDVHVVKPFNLKKTIEAVRAAYEYDGISVIISKEICPLFAKSIGKARKGRPFTVDQEKCKNHRDCLNLLACPAMFLDGEQVQIDKNLCIGCSVCAQVCPENAIKPLK